From one Ctenopharyngodon idella isolate HZGC_01 chromosome 15, HZGC01, whole genome shotgun sequence genomic stretch:
- the rflnb gene encoding refilin B — protein MVGRLNLRNVSDDDPLDMNYKADRPLDSPDSGLPPSPSPSVWLLQGTGAGTPITEDESRGTAVVPNNRQLHALSYGEGIELDPLPLKEIRYTSSVRYDSDRHFIQDVTLQPKGLGLEMCSQTVLALPQSTWRHYKTQLEFQPRQRVQRYQSTTIVYPKHTRTFYTTQLNYDGHKLTKRFFSAVELQASDCKAGL, from the exons ATGGTGGGAAGACTGAACTTGCGGAATGTGTCTGACGACGATCCGCTGGATATGAATTACAAAGCTGACCGGCCGCTGGACAGTCCGGACTCCGGTCTGCCTCCGAGTCCGAGCCCGAGCGTCTGGTTACTGCAGGGTACCGGGGCTGGAACCCCGATTACTGAAGACGAGAGCAGAGGAACAGCTGTG GTTCCTAATAATCGCCAATTGCATGCGTTGTCCTATGGTGAAGGAATTGAACTCGATCCTCTGCCACTAAAAGAAataag ATACACGTCGTCAGTGCGTTATGATTCAGATCGGCACTTCATCCAGGACGTGACCCTGCAGCCCAAGGGTTTGGGTCTGGAGATGTGCAGCCAGACAGTGTTGGCCCTGCCTCAAAGCACCTGGAGACATTACAAGACCCAGCTGGAGTTCCAGCCCCGTCAGCGTGTGCAGCGCTACCAGAGCACCACCATAGTGTACCCTAAACACACCCGGACCTTCTACACCACCCAGCTCAATTATGACGGGCACAAGTTGACCAAGCGCTTCTTCTCTGCTGTAGAGCTGCAGGCTTCTGATTGCAAGGCTGGTCTTTGA